Proteins encoded together in one Musa acuminata AAA Group cultivar baxijiao chromosome BXJ3-6, Cavendish_Baxijiao_AAA, whole genome shotgun sequence window:
- the LOC135641803 gene encoding derlin-1-like — protein sequence MSSPAEFYNSLPPVSKAYGTLCFLTTAAFQLNLFDLGTILLLYQPVFTQFQVWRLFTNFFFLGKFSINFGIRLLMIARYGVQLEKGPFDKRTADFLWMMLFGAFFLLVLSAIPFFWSPFLGASMVFMLLYLWSREFPTTQINIYGLVTLKAFYLPWAMLMLDTIFGSPIMPSLLGIVAGHLYYFLTVLHPLATGRNLLRTPIWVHKLVALLGWGVQSNSGLRPNSANTATGSVAFRGRSYRLDR from the exons ATTCTACAATTCTCTTCCACCAGTGAGCAAGGCCTATGGGACTCTGTGCTTTTTGACCACTGCAGCATTCCAGTTAAACTTGTTTGATCTTGGAACTATTCTGCTACTATATCAGCCAGTATTTACTCAATTTCAG GTATGGAGGCTGTTTACCAATTTTTTCTTCCTTGGTAAATTTTCGATCAACTTTGGAATTCGCCTCTTGATGAT AGCGAGATATGGTGTGCAACTGGAAAAGGGCCCATTTGACAAACGGACAGCAGATTTTCTTTGGATGATGTTATTTGGAGCTTTTTTTTTATTG GTATTGTCTGCCATTCCTTTTTTTTGGTCTCCCTTTCTGGGGGCATCAATGGTCTTCATGCTGCTCTATCTTTGGAGCCGGGAGTTCCCAACCACACAGATAAACATATATGGACTTGTCACGTTGAAG GCATTTTATCTACCATGGGCAATGCTTATGTTGGACACTATATTTGGCTCACCCATTATGCCTAGCCTTCTGGGAATTGTTGCTGGTCATTTATATTACTTCTTGACAGTATTACATCCTCTTGCTACTGGAAGGAACTTACTGAGAACTCCAATATGGGT ACATAAATTGGTTGCTCTTCTGGGTTGGGGAGTGCAATCAAACTCCGGTTTACGGCCTAACAGTGCCAACACTGCTACTGGTAGTGTAGCTTTCAGAGGGAGGAGCTATAGGCTGGACAGATGA
- the LOC135641804 gene encoding profilin-like isoform X2: protein MPSVLLSSKENHHCLHDLQARHHEPRIAFQNHVAVAQSYSYKPEEISAIMKDFDEPGSLAPTGLYLGGTKYMVIQGEPGAVIRGKKGSGGVTVKKTNLALIFGIYVEPMTAGQCNMVVERLGDYLFDQGF from the exons ATGCCATCAGTGCTGCTTTCATCCAAAGAGAACCATCACTGCCTTCATGATTTGCAAGCCAG ACACCATGAACCCAGAATTGCTTTCCAAAACCATGTTGCTGTTGCTCAAAGCTACTCG TACAAGCCTGAAGAGATTTCTGCAATTATGAAAGACTTTGATGAACCTGGATCTCTTGCTCCAACTGGTTTGTACCTTGGTGGAACGAAGTACATGGTTATCCAAGGTGAGCCAGGAGCTGTTATTCGAGGCAAGAAG GGTTCCGGTGGTGTTACCGTCAAGAAAACCAATCTGGCTTTGATCTTTGGAATATATGTTGAGCCAATGACGGCTGGTCAATGCAACATGGTAGTGGAGAGGCTTGGTGACTATCTATTTGATCAGGGTTTTTGA
- the LOC135641804 gene encoding profilin-like isoform X1 gives MSWQTYIDDHLMCDIDGQRLTSAAIVGHDGSVWAQSDSFPRYKPEEISAIMKDFDEPGSLAPTGLYLGGTKYMVIQGEPGAVIRGKKGSGGVTVKKTNLALIFGIYVEPMTAGQCNMVVERLGDYLFDQGF, from the exons ATGTCTTGGCAAACGTACATCGATGACCATTTGATGTGCGACATCGATGGGCAGCGCCTCACCTCCGCCGCCATCGTTGGTCATGACGGCAGCGTCTGGGCCCAGAGCGACTCCTTCCCTCGG TACAAGCCTGAAGAGATTTCTGCAATTATGAAAGACTTTGATGAACCTGGATCTCTTGCTCCAACTGGTTTGTACCTTGGTGGAACGAAGTACATGGTTATCCAAGGTGAGCCAGGAGCTGTTATTCGAGGCAAGAAG GGTTCCGGTGGTGTTACCGTCAAGAAAACCAATCTGGCTTTGATCTTTGGAATATATGTTGAGCCAATGACGGCTGGTCAATGCAACATGGTAGTGGAGAGGCTTGGTGACTATCTATTTGATCAGGGTTTTTGA
- the LOC135641670 gene encoding protein IQ-domain 26-like, which translates to MGRATRWLRRLWSGKKENKEAKDCSGYGGGEDRREKKRWSFTKPARDTGDVLLGQNATTAAAVEAALFRSFYSESEKEQSKHAIAVAAATAAAADAAVAAAQAAVAVVRLTSHGRGAISGGSLERRAAVKIQTAFRGYLAKKALRALKALVKLQALVRGYLVRKQATATLHSMQALIRAQATVRAQRARNLVRNEKRFQPEIRHRRSLERFDESCRSENLSSFHSRRLSASLDSASNGFDRSPKIVEIDTCRPKSSRSSRRANPSVLDPADDFHSSSISSPLPCQIPARISIPDCRNFQDYDWCLAGDKCRLSATAQSTPRYMNSISNLPVTPAKSMCGADFALRRFTNVPNCPNYMSSTRSFEAKSRSQSAPKQRPEPAGTRKRLPLSEVMLESRASLSGVGMQRSCSRVQEAFNFKSAVVGRLDRCSEPRKEAEREFYWHRNS; encoded by the exons ATGGGTCGGGCGACGCGGTGGCTGCGGAGACTCTGGAGtgggaagaaggagaacaaggaggCCAAGGACTGCTCCGGCTACGGTGGCGGTGAGGAcaggagggagaagaaaaggtggAGCTTCACGAAACCGGCCAGGGACACAGGCGACGTGCTGTTGGGTCAAAACGCCACGACGGCCGCCGCGGTGGAGGCGGCGTTGTTTAGGTCCTTCTACTCGGAGAGTGAGAAGGAGCAGAGCAAGCACGCCATTGCGGTGGCCGCGGCCACTGCTGCGGCTGCGGATGCGGCGGTGGCGGCCGCACAAGCTGCCGTCGCGGTTGTCCGGCTTACGAGCCATGGGAGGGGCGCCATCTCCGGCGGCAGCCTCGAGCGTCGAGCTGCGGTGAAGATCCAGACGGCATTCAGGGGATACTTG GCAAAGAAAGCTCTCAGAGCTCTGAAAGCGTTGGTTAAGCTACAAGCCCTCGTCAGAGGCTATCTCGTGCGCAAGCAAGCGACCGCCACTCTTCATAGCATGCAGGCTCTCATCAGAGCTCAGGCCACTGTCCGAGCGCAGAGAGCTCGAAATCTTGTTCGGAATGAGAAAAGGTTTCAGCCGGAAATCCGCCACCGGCGATCTTTG GAAAGGTTCGACGAGTCCTGCCGAAGCGAGAACTTGTCGTCGTTCCATAGTAGAAGGCTTTCCGCGAGCCTTGACAGTGCTTCCAATGGCTTTGATAGGAGCCCGAAGATTGTGGAGATAGACACCTGCCGCCCGAAGTCGTCGAGATCTTCCCGACGAGCCAATCCGTCTGTTCTCGACCCCGCCGATGACTTCCACTCGAGTTCCATCTCTTCCCCGCTCCCGTGCCAGATTCCAGCCAGGATCTCCATCCCCGACTGCCGGAACTTCCAAGACTACGACTGGTGCCTCGCAGGCGACAAGTGCCGGCTATCCGCGACAGCGCAGAGCACTCCCCGCTACATGAACTCAATTAGCAATCTGCCCGTCACTCCGGCCAAGAGCATGTGCGGCGCAGACTTCGCTCTCCGCCGCTTCACGAACGTTCCAAACTGCCCCAACTACATGTCAAGCACGCGGTCCTTCGAGGCGAAGTCGAGGTCCCAGAGCGCCCCGAAGCAGCGGCCGGAGCCGGCGGGGACGAGAAAGAGGCTGCCTTTGAGTGAGGTAATGCTCGAATCCCGGGCTAGTCTGAGCGGAGTCGGAATGCAGAGGTCCTGCTCTCGCGTGCAAGAGGCCTTCAACTTCAAGAGCGCCGTCGTTGGGAGGCTCGATAGGTGCTCGGAGCCGCGGAAGGAGGCAGAGAGGGAGTTCTACTGGCACAGGAACTCGTAA